Sequence from the Chloroflexota bacterium genome:
CTTGTCGTGCAGCTCCAGCTCGCGCAGGATGTCGTGGACGACCGCGTTGCATTCGGCGGCGTGGGGGTCCGTCACGTCGACCACGTGGATGAGCACCGTGGCCTCGCGCAGCTCTTCGAGCGTTGCGCGGAAGGCGGCGACGACGGTTGGGGGGAGCTTGGAAATAAATCCCACCGTATCGGAAACGAGGACGTGCTGGCCAGACGGTAGGCTCATCAGGCGTGTCAGCGGATCGAGGGTGACAAAGGGCGCGTCCGCAGCGACCGCTTCGCTCCCAGTCAGGGCGCTCAGAAGCGTTGACTTGCCCACGTTCGTGTAGCCGACGAGGGCGACCAGGGGGAGCGCCTGCTGCCTTCGACGCTGCCGCGAGCGACGTCGATGCTCGCGGATTTCATCGATCTCGTGCTTGAGGGTGGTGATGCGCTGTCGCACGCGTCGCCGGTCGAACTCGAGTCGGGTCTCGCCGGGCCCGCGGGTGCCGATGCCGCCGCCCTGGCGCGAGAGCATGGCGCCGCGCCCGACAAGGCGCGGGAGCAGGAACTCATATTGGGCAAGCTCCACCTGAACGCGCCCCTCATGGCTCCGCGCGTGGCGGGCGAAGATGTCCAGGATCAGCGTCGTGCGGTCGATCACTCGGCGGGCCAGCGTGTCCTCCAGCGCCTTCTGGGCGCGCGGCGTCAGCTCGTCGTCGGTCACGACGGCGTCGACCGCGAGGACGGCTGCCCGGTCGCGCAGTTCCTCGAGCTTCCCGCTGCCGACGTAGTGGTTCGGGTCCGCGTGGTCGAGGCGCTGCCACATGGAGTCGACGGGCTCGAGGCCGGCCGTTCGCGCGAGCGCCGCCAGTTCGGCGAGCGAGGTGGGCGCGTCCCATGGGGCGCTGGGGGTTTCGACCGCGACGAGAAGCGCGCGCTGCGGAGCTGCCTCCGTATCGATTCGCATGCGTCGGACGCTGGATCGCGCTCCCGTGCCAGGGACCGGCAATCGAGCCTATCCCAGCTTCAGGCGCGAAAGGCGGTCGAGCGCCTCGGACAGGCGCTGGTCCGGCACCGTGAGCGAGATCCTGAAGTACCCCTCGCCGTTCGCGCCAAAGCCGACGCCGGGCGTGATCCACACCGCGGCCTCGTCGAGGACGCGCAGGCAGAAGTCGACGGACTTCTGGCCGCGCGGGACTGGCGCCCAAACGTACAGGGACGCCTTCGGGACCGGCGGATTGATGCCGATGTCCGTCAGCGTGGAGATCACCGCGTCGCGGCGCGCCTGGAATCGGGCGTTCCGGTCCTCGACCCACGCTGGGTCCCCATCGAGGGCCGCGATCGATGCGAGCTGGATCGCATCAAAGATTCCGCTGTCGACGTTCGTCTTGACCCGTCCCAGCGCTTCCACCGCGATGGGATTGCCGACCATCATGCCGGCCCGCCAGCCGGTCATGTTGTAGGTCTTCGAGAGGGAGTGAAACTCGACGCCCACGTCCTTCGCTCCCGGGACCTGCAGGAGGCTGGGCGCTCGATAGCCGTCGTATGCGACGTCGGAGTACGCGTTATCGTGGCAGAGAAGAAGATTGTGCCGGCGGGCAAAGGCCACCGCCTCCTCGAAGAAGGACAGCGGGGCGACAGCGGCGGTGGGGTTGTTCGGGTAGTTGATCCACAGAAGCCTGGCACGACTGACGACGTCCTCCGGGATGGCGTCCAGGTCCGGCAAGAACCCCCGATCGGCGCGCAGCGGCATGAAGTAGGGCTCGCCGTTCGCGAGCATCGTGCCGATGCTGTACACGGGGTAGCCCGGATCGGGCACGAGGGCGACGTCGCCCGGGTCGATAAACGCGGTGGCGATGTGCGCGATGCCCTCTTTGGAGCCAATGAGGGGGACCACCTCGCGGTCTGGATGGAGGCTGACGCCGAATCGATTCTCATACCAGCGGGCGATGGCCTGCCGGAACTCTGGCAGGCCGTAGTAGTCTGGGTAGCGGTGCCGGCGTGGATCGGCGACCGCCTCGCGCGCCGCGTCCACGACGTGCGGTGGGCTCGGGAGGTCGGGATCGCCGATTCCGAGGCTGATGACGTCGAAGCCGGCGGCGCGCTTTTCCGCGATTCGCCGGTCAACCTCCGCGAAGAGATATGGCGGGAGACTTTCGATCCGTCGGGCGGGGCGAATGGCCGCGGTCTCACCCAACAACGGCGGCCTCCCTCTTGGCGATCCGGGCTTCCCCGCTGGTCTCACCCGGTTTCGACCACCACGACGGCATCGGATACGTGCCGGCAAAGACGTACTCCGTCGGACCGGTCATGAGGACCGGCTCGCCGGGCGCCCAGTTGATGGTCAGCGTTCCGCCGGGCAGCTCCAACCGAATGGGCGGACGAATCCGGCCCGCTCGCGTCGCGACTACGGTGGACGCGCACGCGCCCGTACCGCAGGCGAGGGTGACCCCGGCGCCTCGCTCCCACACGCGAACGCGCATATGGTCCGGCGCGACGACCTCGCAGACCTCGAAGTTCGTGCGCTCGGGAAAGCTCGGATGGCGCTCAACTTTCGGCCCGATCGTCTCGAGCGGATACGCGTCGAGCGCACCGGGCTCCACGAACGTCACCGCATGCGGATTGCCCATCGAGACGCAGCCGATGGGGATTCGGTCGCTTCCCACCGTGATGGATTCGTCGAGCGCGTCGTCTCCGCTGAAGGCCGTCGGGATTTGGGCAGGCGCAAATACCGGGAGCCCCATGTTTACCGTCACCATGCCGCCATCGAGCACCGAAATCGTCGTTACGCCGGCGCCGGTCTCTACGCGCAAATCACCAGCGCCCAAGCCGTAGCGGTCCCGCACGTATCGGCCGAGGCACCGGATGCCGTTTCCGCAGCTCGCCGACTCGGACCCATCGGGATTGAACATGCGCATCCGCGCATCCGCGATGGTTGACGGCAGGGCGAGGAGCAAACCGTCTGACCCGATTCCGAAGTGTCGGTCGCACATCTCCCTCGCCAGCCGCGCCCATCGCGCATCGTCGACGAAGGAACCGGATTCAAGCACTGTTTGTGGTTTGAGCACGTCGAGCAGGACGAAGTCGTTTCCCGCGCCGTGCATCTTCACGAACTGCAACGCGTCCCCCAGCACAGCTCATTCGCCAGCGGTTCGCCGTTCCGGCAGCCAAATCAACCCGGGAGCGCCTGCCGGCGACGGCACCCGCCGAATTATGCCGGAACGGTCAGTCGGCCGCCGCGCCGCGTGGCGCGAGGCCGGATGGCTCGCGAAGCGCGCGGACGACGCGGTCTGCGAGGGTTGGATCCGCGGCGTCGAACCACTCGACGCGGCGCTCAGCGCGGAGCCACGTCTCCTGTCGTCGAACGAACGCGTGGGTCGCGTGGAGGACTCGGTCGCGCGCCTCGCCGAGCTGCGCGCGCTGGAGCACGACCTGCGCAAGATCGGCGTAGCCCGTCGCGGACATCGACGGCAACGTCGGCTCGAAGCCCATGGCGAGGAGCGTTCGGACCTCATCGAGCCAGCCGTGTTGGAGCATACGGTCGAAGCGCTGTGCGAGGATCTCGTGAAGGCCCCGACGGTCGCGACGGAGCCCGATCCAGCGGGCCGGGATCGCGACGCCGCGCTGTCTGCCCGACCGCGAGAACGGGATCCCCGTCGCGATGGTGACTTCGAGCGCTCGGATGACTCGGCGTCGGTTCCGCGGGTCGATCGTCCGAGCCGCCAGCGGATCGAGGACGGCGAGCCACCTGTTGAGGCGGCTGGGTCCGTCGCGC
This genomic interval carries:
- a CDS encoding LL-diaminopimelate aminotransferase, whose amino-acid sequence is MRPARRIESLPPYLFAEVDRRIAEKRAAGFDVISLGIGDPDLPSPPHVVDAAREAVADPRRHRYPDYYGLPEFRQAIARWYENRFGVSLHPDREVVPLIGSKEGIAHIATAFIDPGDVALVPDPGYPVYSIGTMLANGEPYFMPLRADRGFLPDLDAIPEDVVSRARLLWINYPNNPTAAVAPLSFFEEAVAFARRHNLLLCHDNAYSDVAYDGYRAPSLLQVPGAKDVGVEFHSLSKTYNMTGWRAGMMVGNPIAVEALGRVKTNVDSGIFDAIQLASIAALDGDPAWVEDRNARFQARRDAVISTLTDIGINPPVPKASLYVWAPVPRGQKSVDFCLRVLDEAAVWITPGVGFGANGEGYFRISLTVPDQRLSEALDRLSRLKLG
- the miaA gene encoding tRNA (adenosine(37)-N6)-dimethylallyltransferase MiaA; the encoded protein is MVNRVLSPGFDPQVVVITGATGVGKTALAIEVARRIGGEVISADSRQVYHYMDVGTAKPTAAERAAAPHHLIDVVYPDEPFSVATYQHLGERALADIAGRGRVALIVGGSPHYIQALVDRLQPGPRSPVLRRWLERADARDGPSRLNRWLAVLDPLAARTIDPRNRRRVIRALEVTIATGIPFSRSGRQRGVAIPARWIGLRRDRRGLHEILAQRFDRMLQHGWLDEVRTLLAMGFEPTLPSMSATGYADLAQVVLQRAQLGEARDRVLHATHAFVRRQETWLRAERRVEWFDAADPTLADRVVRALREPSGLAPRGAAAD
- the dapF gene encoding diaminopimelate epimerase — encoded protein: MKMHGAGNDFVLLDVLKPQTVLESGSFVDDARWARLAREMCDRHFGIGSDGLLLALPSTIADARMRMFNPDGSESASCGNGIRCLGRYVRDRYGLGAGDLRVETGAGVTTISVLDGGMVTVNMGLPVFAPAQIPTAFSGDDALDESITVGSDRIPIGCVSMGNPHAVTFVEPGALDAYPLETIGPKVERHPSFPERTNFEVCEVVAPDHMRVRVWERGAGVTLACGTGACASTVVATRAGRIRPPIRLELPGGTLTINWAPGEPVLMTGPTEYVFAGTYPMPSWWSKPGETSGEARIAKREAAVVG
- the hflX gene encoding GTPase HflX codes for the protein MRIDTEAAPQRALLVAVETPSAPWDAPTSLAELAALARTAGLEPVDSMWQRLDHADPNHYVGSGKLEELRDRAAVLAVDAVVTDDELTPRAQKALEDTLARRVIDRTTLILDIFARHARSHEGRVQVELAQYEFLLPRLVGRGAMLSRQGGGIGTRGPGETRLEFDRRRVRQRITTLKHEIDEIREHRRRSRQRRRQQALPLVALVGYTNVGKSTLLSALTGSEAVAADAPFVTLDPLTRLMSLPSGQHVLVSDTVGFISKLPPTVVAAFRATLEELREATVLIHVVDVTDPHAAECNAVVHDILRELELHDKPIITAINKIDAVPGGVGPAPSKSSAPPGDALPALEQPPDPDTVLVSAQTGLGLEALRARIAAKIDDATAWLAARVPYERTDLIDLFHRRGHPTRVEYRADGTEIEGRIPARFVERFRPFILGRDAASNA